A single genomic interval of Chitinophaga sp. 180180018-3 harbors:
- a CDS encoding DNA-directed RNA polymerase subunit omega — protein MSKLKRSLTSSLNPWVETKNTTDIKNRTGNLYESIAVIAKRANQINISVKEELHSKLEEFASHTDNLEEVHENKEQIEISRFYERMANPAIQATQEFLDNKIYFRKNDDDLFS, from the coding sequence ATGAGCAAATTAAAGCGAAGTCTGACCAGTAGTCTTAATCCCTGGGTAGAAACCAAAAATACTACCGACATTAAGAACAGGACTGGCAATTTATATGAGTCTATTGCCGTGATAGCCAAACGCGCCAATCAGATCAATATTTCCGTGAAAGAGGAGCTCCATTCCAAACTGGAAGAGTTTGCCAGCCATACTGACAATCTCGAAGAAGTGCATGAAAACAAGGAGCAGATTGAGATTTCACGGTTTTATGAAAGAATGGCTAACCCGGCTATTCAGGCTACCCAGGAATTCCTGGACAACAAGATTTATTTCCGTAAGAACGACGATGATCTGTTTAGCTGA
- the mraZ gene encoding division/cell wall cluster transcriptional repressor MraZ, which translates to MTGFLGEYESTLDAKGRFLLPAGFKKQLTDGAGAQFVINRGFEKCLSLYPMNEWQPIFERISKLNDFDPKVREFRRYFLNGATILELDSAGRLLVPKNLMSYANLEKDIVLAAATNKIEIWDKAKYQEFFENFSPAAFSDLAQQVMGGDNNISI; encoded by the coding sequence ATGACAGGATTTCTCGGTGAATATGAATCGACGCTGGACGCAAAAGGACGCTTTCTGTTACCTGCCGGATTTAAAAAGCAGTTAACGGACGGGGCCGGAGCCCAGTTTGTGATTAACCGAGGGTTTGAAAAATGCTTGTCCCTGTATCCCATGAACGAATGGCAGCCCATTTTCGAACGTATCAGCAAGTTGAATGACTTTGATCCAAAAGTAAGGGAATTCAGGCGGTACTTTCTGAACGGGGCTACTATTCTGGAGTTAGACAGTGCAGGTCGGTTACTTGTACCCAAAAACCTGATGTCTTACGCCAATCTGGAAAAAGATATTGTGCTGGCAGCAGCTACAAATAAAATCGAGATCTGGGATAAAGCTAAATACCAGGAGTTCTTTGAAAATTTCTCACCAGCAGCGTTCAGTGATCTGGCACAGCAGGTAATGGGAGGTGATAACAATATTTCAATTTAA
- the murD gene encoding UDP-N-acetylmuramoyl-L-alanine--D-glutamate ligase → MEHKLVILGAGESGIGAALLGKRQGYDVFVSDGSTIKDNYKQELAVNQIPFEEGHHSWDIILGANEIVKSPGIPEKSELMKKVRERGVPVISEIELAYRFSKGKKIIAITGSNGKSTTTALTYHIFKTAGLDVAMVGNIGISYARQVATAPAEYYVIEVSSFQLDDIREFKPDVAILLNITPDHLDRYDYKMENYVASKFRIAMNQTAEDYFIYCMDDPEIMRHLAQQPIYSALIPFTIMKPLKEGGFIANDQLNVDVNGEPVIMSMYDLSLKGKHNLYNSMAAAIAGRTMDIRNEKIRESLTSFESLEHRMEYVTSVRGIDFINDSKATNVNSVWFALESFDKPIVLIMGGVDKGNDYDAIRDLVKEKVKAIICLGVDNTPIFAALSNDTPVMINTTSMHDAVQEAFKQAVKGDIVLLSPACASFDLFKNYEDRGKKFKEEVKNL, encoded by the coding sequence ATGGAGCACAAACTCGTCATATTAGGAGCCGGAGAAAGCGGAATAGGTGCAGCCTTGCTGGGTAAGCGGCAGGGGTATGATGTATTTGTATCCGATGGCAGCACAATCAAAGACAATTATAAACAGGAACTCGCGGTAAACCAGATTCCATTCGAAGAAGGTCATCATTCCTGGGACATCATACTGGGAGCTAACGAAATCGTCAAAAGTCCTGGTATCCCGGAAAAATCAGAACTGATGAAAAAGGTGCGCGAAAGAGGCGTACCCGTTATTTCAGAGATTGAACTGGCCTACCGTTTCTCAAAAGGTAAAAAGATTATTGCCATCACCGGCAGCAACGGCAAAAGTACCACTACTGCCCTCACCTACCACATCTTCAAAACCGCAGGTTTGGATGTAGCCATGGTAGGCAATATTGGTATCAGCTATGCCAGGCAGGTGGCAACCGCACCAGCGGAGTATTATGTGATTGAAGTCAGCAGCTTCCAGTTGGATGACATCAGGGAATTCAAGCCTGATGTAGCTATCCTGCTGAACATTACGCCTGATCACCTGGACCGTTACGACTACAAAATGGAAAATTATGTAGCGTCGAAGTTCAGGATCGCCATGAATCAGACAGCAGAAGACTACTTCATCTACTGTATGGACGATCCGGAGATCATGCGGCATTTAGCGCAGCAACCCATTTATTCAGCATTAATACCTTTTACCATCATGAAACCACTGAAAGAAGGAGGCTTTATTGCCAACGACCAGTTGAACGTTGATGTCAACGGAGAGCCGGTTATCATGTCAATGTATGACCTGTCATTAAAGGGAAAACACAATCTATATAATTCAATGGCAGCGGCAATTGCAGGCAGAACCATGGATATACGTAACGAAAAAATCCGTGAAAGCCTCACGTCATTTGAAAGCCTCGAGCACAGAATGGAATACGTTACCTCTGTGAGAGGCATAGATTTTATTAACGATAGCAAGGCTACCAACGTCAACTCCGTATGGTTTGCCCTGGAAAGCTTTGATAAGCCTATCGTACTGATCATGGGTGGTGTGGATAAAGGCAACGACTACGATGCCATCCGCGATCTGGTAAAGGAAAAGGTAAAAGCAATCATCTGCCTGGGTGTGGATAATACCCCCATCTTCGCGGCTTTGTCGAACGATACTCCGGTGATGATCAATACCACCAGTATGCACGACGCCGTACAGGAAGCATTCAAACAGGCTGTCAAAGGGGATATTGTGCTGCTTTCGCCAGCCTGCGCCAGCTTTGATCTGTTTAAGAATTACGAAGACAGGGGAAAGAAATTCAAGGAAGAGGTAAAGAATCTGTAA
- the rsmH gene encoding 16S rRNA (cytosine(1402)-N(4))-methyltransferase RsmH, with protein MGEQQYHLPVLLQETTELLDINPDGIYVDATFGGGGHSRAILEKLGEKGRLIVFDQDEDAYRNRIIDERVTFVQQNFRHLQRFLKLHKAEQVDGILADLGVSSHQFDTAERGFSTRFEGDLDMRMDTRTDFTAAQLLNTWGEARLQLIFQEYGEVTNAKTLAQTIVKLRKTHPLHTITEFKSVIQPIVKGNPQKYFAQVFQALRIAVNDELGALKDLLEQAAKMLKPGGRLAVITFHSLEDRMVKNFMKTGSFEEAPDDPFAKETPPKLFRLITKKPVTASDAELKRNGRSRSAKLRVAEKKQDEA; from the coding sequence ATGGGCGAACAACAATACCATTTACCCGTTCTCCTGCAGGAAACAACGGAGCTCTTGGATATTAATCCCGATGGGATATACGTAGATGCTACGTTTGGTGGTGGTGGACATTCACGGGCCATTCTGGAGAAACTGGGTGAAAAAGGACGGTTGATAGTATTTGATCAGGATGAAGATGCTTATCGTAACAGGATCATAGACGAACGCGTAACTTTTGTACAACAAAATTTCCGGCACCTGCAACGCTTTCTGAAGCTACATAAGGCGGAACAGGTAGACGGGATTCTGGCAGATCTGGGCGTTTCATCGCACCAGTTTGATACAGCCGAACGGGGATTCAGTACCCGGTTTGAGGGAGATCTGGATATGCGGATGGATACAAGAACTGATTTTACCGCCGCACAATTGCTCAACACTTGGGGTGAAGCCCGGTTACAACTAATCTTCCAGGAATACGGAGAAGTGACCAATGCAAAAACCCTTGCACAGACGATTGTAAAGCTGCGCAAAACCCACCCCCTGCATACCATCACTGAATTTAAATCCGTGATTCAACCCATCGTAAAAGGTAATCCGCAGAAATACTTTGCACAGGTCTTTCAGGCATTGCGTATAGCCGTCAACGATGAACTGGGGGCGCTTAAAGATCTGCTGGAGCAGGCCGCAAAGATGCTTAAACCGGGAGGAAGGCTCGCCGTCATTACATTCCACTCGCTGGAAGACAGGATGGTGAAAAATTTTATGAAGACAGGAAGTTTTGAAGAAGCACCGGATGATCCGTTTGCGAAGGAAACACCCCCTAAATTGTTCAGATTAATCACAAAAAAACCGGTTACCGCCAGTGATGCAGAGCTGAAGCGCAATGGAAGATCCAGAAGTGCAAAACTGCGGGTAGCTGAAAAAAAACAGGACGAAGCCTAA
- a CDS encoding FtsW/RodA/SpoVE family cell cycle protein — MLYRTKGDKVIWAIVLFLSLVSLMAVYSATGSLAYRERGGHTEYYLLKQLIVLGMGLAIIYFAHRVNYTIYSRVAQIGFLISIPLLIYTLAFGRHLNDASRWISLPIINLTFQTSDVAKLAIFMYVSRQLSRRQNMIGDFKKGFLPIIIPVGIICILIMPANMSTALLLGASCMLLCFIGRVPVRYLASMVAAGAFLVVMLFMVAKLTPMEMRTKTWEKRIDNFMHGDHTETPYQVQQANIAIAGGGILGKGPGNSTQRNFLPHAYSDYIYATIIEEYGMMGAFLILAAYMILLLRSIRIYKRCPYAFGAFLAVGLSVTLVIQALTNMAVNVQLFPVTGVTLPMVSMGGSSVLFTSMAIGIILSVSRNVEDLEGKQAEKERLERVMANSENAAVA; from the coding sequence ATGCTGTACAGAACGAAAGGTGATAAAGTGATCTGGGCGATAGTGCTTTTTCTGTCGCTGGTGAGTCTGATGGCGGTATATAGCGCCACCGGTTCCCTGGCTTACAGGGAAAGAGGTGGCCATACGGAGTATTACCTGCTGAAACAGCTGATTGTGTTGGGAATGGGATTGGCCATCATCTATTTTGCCCATCGTGTGAATTATACTATTTATTCGCGTGTGGCACAGATAGGTTTTCTGATCTCCATCCCGTTGTTAATATATACACTGGCATTTGGCCGGCATTTGAACGATGCCAGCCGGTGGATCAGTTTACCGATCATCAACCTGACCTTTCAGACATCCGATGTTGCGAAACTGGCCATCTTCATGTATGTGAGCCGGCAGTTATCGAGGCGGCAGAATATGATCGGCGATTTCAAAAAAGGATTTCTGCCTATCATTATTCCGGTAGGCATTATCTGTATACTGATTATGCCCGCCAATATGAGTACTGCTCTATTGCTGGGCGCCAGTTGTATGCTGCTCTGTTTTATCGGCAGGGTACCGGTAAGATACCTTGCATCGATGGTGGCAGCCGGCGCATTCCTGGTAGTGATGTTATTTATGGTGGCCAAGCTGACACCTATGGAGATGCGTACCAAAACATGGGAAAAACGTATTGATAACTTCATGCATGGCGATCATACGGAAACACCCTACCAGGTACAGCAGGCCAATATTGCCATTGCAGGTGGCGGCATCCTGGGAAAAGGCCCTGGTAACAGCACCCAGCGGAACTTTTTACCACATGCGTATTCCGATTATATCTACGCAACGATCATTGAGGAATATGGTATGATGGGCGCATTCCTGATACTGGCGGCTTATATGATATTACTGCTGAGAAGCATCAGGATCTATAAACGCTGTCCGTATGCCTTTGGAGCTTTCCTTGCCGTAGGCCTCAGTGTCACGCTGGTCATACAGGCATTGACTAATATGGCCGTAAACGTGCAGCTGTTCCCGGTTACCGGTGTTACGCTGCCAATGGTCAGCATGGGAGGATCATCTGTATTGTTCACCAGTATGGCCATCGGAATTATCCTCAGTGTTTCCCGGAATGTGGAAGATTTGGAAGGTAAGCAGGCGGAAAAAGAACGGTTAGAAAGAGTAATGGCGAATTCAGAAAACGCTGCAGTCGCTTAA
- the bamD gene encoding outer membrane protein assembly factor BamD encodes MRKFLLYISVLAIAIVSVSCNNQLRRIEKSNNFEKKLDYANMLFKKKKYNTAITLYTDLVQVYKGTDKFEPMYYNFAYCSYYVKDYVQAAFQFKNYLDLFPNSPRAVEIDYMQAYCYYKQSPKVSLDQTNTMKAIAAMQTFINNYPTAEKVAEANLVIELCRRKLEKKEFNSAELYYNLGFYRAAGIAFKNLMRSYPDSDKSDGYKVMAIRSYYNYAKNSVPEKQKERYATVLDEYLDFADHYPNSKLKADAEKLYTLAQNNIKSLENEQIKAKSDQ; translated from the coding sequence ATGCGGAAATTTTTATTGTACATCAGTGTTCTTGCCATTGCTATCGTGTCTGTTTCCTGTAACAACCAGTTACGGAGAATAGAAAAGAGCAACAACTTTGAGAAGAAGTTGGATTACGCGAACATGTTGTTTAAGAAGAAGAAATACAACACGGCAATTACGCTTTATACCGATCTGGTACAGGTGTATAAGGGTACGGACAAGTTCGAGCCCATGTATTATAATTTCGCATACTGCTCTTATTACGTTAAGGACTATGTACAGGCTGCGTTCCAGTTCAAAAACTATCTGGACCTGTTCCCCAATAGCCCGAGAGCTGTAGAGATAGATTATATGCAGGCATATTGCTATTATAAGCAGTCGCCCAAGGTATCCCTGGATCAGACCAATACCATGAAGGCCATTGCTGCTATGCAAACTTTCATTAATAACTACCCTACTGCTGAAAAAGTGGCAGAAGCCAACCTTGTTATTGAGCTTTGCCGCCGTAAGCTGGAGAAGAAAGAATTTAACAGCGCAGAGCTGTATTACAACCTGGGCTTTTACAGGGCTGCAGGGATCGCATTCAAAAACCTGATGCGTTCCTACCCGGATTCCGATAAAAGTGATGGTTACAAAGTAATGGCAATCAGATCTTATTATAATTATGCTAAGAACAGTGTTCCCGAGAAACAAAAGGAGCGGTATGCTACTGTACTCGACGAATACCTGGACTTTGCGGATCACTATCCGAACAGCAAATTGAAGGCTGATGCCGAAAAATTGTATACCTTAGCGCAAAACAATATAAAATCTCTGGAAAATGAGCAAATTAAAGCGAAGTCTGACCAGTAG
- a CDS encoding penicillin-binding protein, which produces MDVKRDILWRVYLCLIGMALFGIAILAKVFYIQNVKGEYWRSMADSLHTSYVALDAERGTIYSEEGRMLSTSIPYFDIRIDFAADGIRDKNGKIFEENLDSLSYRLSVMFNDRTKVSWKQMLREGYKSKDRYFLLKRDVPFNQYQELRTFPMFRLGKNKGGMIAESKSKRINPFKLLANRTIGLARENSQSVGLERTYDDYLKGVTGKRLMRRIAGGTYVPVDGYDIEPENGHDVVTTIDVNMQDIVETALMNMMTGNEAEHGTCILMEVKTGKIKAIANLGRQPDGNYWEDMNYALQVAEPGSTFKLATVISVLEDKYVTMNSMVNMDGGRWQVGRRTVFDSEPHPGPQLVTVKHAFELSSNVGMAKLAYQYYNRQPNNFVAHLKKLRLDQSTGIDLMGEGRPVIKTTASKTWSATTLPWMAFGYEVLISPLQTCMLYNAVANNGKMMKPYLVNSIQEYGQVAKQFEPTVLLDSICSHSTLKQVQAMLEGVPIDGTAKKLRTPYYTFAGKTGTALVANGSRGYADKIYQSSFAGYFPAKDPQYTCVVVIKNKPHALHFYGANVAGPVFREVADKLYAIAVEKQQPMQATMQLDTLLALKNGKSSEWKQILGTLQLPFNTTPASNSWVSARVTDHKIAFEQMEQPKGAVPDVTGMGLKDALYLLENAGLRVVVKGAGKVKTQSLPGGTKIGNEQTIVIELS; this is translated from the coding sequence GTGGATGTAAAAAGGGACATATTGTGGAGAGTGTATCTGTGCCTGATAGGCATGGCGCTGTTTGGCATAGCCATACTGGCAAAAGTGTTCTATATCCAGAATGTAAAAGGTGAGTACTGGAGAAGCATGGCCGATAGCCTTCACACAAGCTATGTGGCACTGGATGCCGAAAGAGGCACCATCTACTCTGAAGAAGGTCGCATGCTCTCTACTTCGATCCCTTATTTCGATATCAGGATCGACTTCGCCGCCGACGGCATACGCGATAAAAACGGGAAAATATTCGAAGAGAACCTCGACTCCCTTTCTTATCGCCTTTCTGTTATGTTTAACGACCGTACCAAAGTTTCCTGGAAACAGATGCTGCGGGAAGGCTATAAATCAAAGGACCGTTACTTTTTGCTGAAAAGAGACGTTCCTTTCAATCAATATCAGGAGCTGCGTACGTTCCCGATGTTCCGCCTCGGCAAAAACAAGGGCGGTATGATTGCTGAATCCAAAAGCAAGCGTATCAACCCCTTTAAACTGCTGGCTAACCGGACTATCGGCCTCGCCCGCGAAAACTCTCAAAGCGTGGGCCTCGAAAGAACCTACGACGATTACCTCAAAGGCGTCACTGGTAAAAGACTGATGCGCCGTATTGCCGGTGGTACCTACGTTCCCGTGGATGGTTACGATATTGAACCTGAAAACGGCCACGATGTGGTTACTACCATCGATGTGAATATGCAGGATATCGTGGAAACTGCTCTCATGAATATGATGACAGGCAACGAAGCGGAACACGGTACCTGTATACTGATGGAAGTAAAAACCGGCAAAATAAAAGCCATCGCAAACCTTGGCAGGCAGCCCGATGGCAATTACTGGGAAGATATGAACTATGCACTGCAGGTAGCTGAACCAGGTTCCACTTTTAAACTGGCAACTGTTATCTCTGTGCTGGAAGATAAATACGTTACCATGAACTCCATGGTCAACATGGACGGCGGTCGCTGGCAGGTTGGGCGCAGAACGGTTTTCGACTCCGAACCCCACCCAGGTCCGCAACTGGTAACTGTCAAACACGCATTTGAGCTGAGCTCCAATGTAGGTATGGCCAAGCTGGCTTATCAATACTATAACCGGCAACCGAACAACTTCGTAGCCCATCTGAAAAAACTGCGGCTCGATCAGTCTACCGGTATAGATCTTATGGGTGAAGGAAGACCGGTGATCAAAACCACTGCTTCCAAAACCTGGAGCGCCACCACACTACCCTGGATGGCATTCGGGTACGAAGTACTGATAAGCCCCCTGCAAACGTGCATGCTGTACAATGCAGTGGCTAATAATGGTAAAATGATGAAGCCCTACCTCGTCAACTCTATACAGGAGTATGGCCAGGTAGCTAAACAGTTTGAACCGACTGTACTGTTGGATAGCATTTGTTCCCACAGCACTTTAAAACAGGTTCAGGCCATGCTGGAAGGTGTTCCTATTGATGGTACTGCTAAGAAACTACGTACCCCTTATTACACCTTCGCCGGTAAAACAGGTACTGCCCTTGTTGCCAATGGCAGCCGCGGATACGCCGATAAGATTTACCAGTCGTCTTTTGCCGGATACTTTCCTGCAAAAGATCCACAGTATACCTGCGTGGTAGTAATAAAAAACAAACCGCATGCTTTGCACTTCTATGGCGCAAACGTTGCGGGGCCAGTGTTTAGAGAGGTGGCTGATAAGCTGTATGCCATCGCTGTTGAAAAACAGCAGCCCATGCAGGCCACCATGCAACTCGATACACTGCTCGCTCTTAAAAATGGGAAAAGCAGCGAATGGAAACAGATCCTCGGTACGCTGCAACTACCCTTTAACACTACCCCGGCCAGTAACAGCTGGGTAAGTGCCAGGGTAACGGATCATAAGATCGCCTTTGAGCAAATGGAACAGCCTAAAGGCGCTGTGCCGGACGTTACCGGCATGGGCCTGAAAGATGCACTATACCTGCTCGAAAACGCAGGATTGAGAGTAGTGGTGAAAGGCGCTGGTAAAGTGAAAACACAATCACTCCCCGGCGGTACTAAAATCGGAAACGAACAAACTATAGTAATAGAACTGAGCTAG
- a CDS encoding FtsL-like putative cell division protein, with amino-acid sequence MLQEENIETIQENPAAAVNTPPEPKKEWRLRINYKALVQNMPFIGFLSLLGLIYIANSHLAEKKIRRINKLGKEIKELKWEYINVKSELMFRSKMSEVSKSVEPLGLKQLSSPPQKIELAKDTQK; translated from the coding sequence GTGTTGCAGGAAGAGAACATAGAAACAATCCAGGAAAATCCGGCGGCAGCTGTCAATACTCCCCCGGAACCTAAAAAAGAATGGCGTTTACGCATCAACTACAAAGCATTGGTGCAAAACATGCCCTTCATTGGTTTCCTTTCCCTCCTGGGCCTCATCTACATCGCCAACAGCCATCTCGCCGAAAAAAAAATCAGACGCATAAACAAACTCGGTAAAGAAATTAAAGAGCTTAAATGGGAGTATATCAATGTGAAGAGTGAGCTCATGTTCCGAAGCAAAATGAGTGAAGTCAGCAAATCTGTAGAGCCGCTGGGACTTAAACAACTCAGCTCACCTCCGCAAAAGATTGAGCTGGCTAAGGATACACAAAAATGA
- the mraY gene encoding phospho-N-acetylmuramoyl-pentapeptide-transferase, with the protein MLYYFLNYLKTEFKISVIGGGMFQYITFRVTMALLLSLVISLLFGKRIIKFLQRQQIGETIRELGLQGENSKKGTPTMGGLIILSAIVIPTLLFAQVANVYIWLILLSTVWLGLIGFLDDYIKVFKKNKEGLAGRFKVMGQVGLGLIVGCTLYFNTDVVVSRELIGSRKLAPYERQITSHPERVTREGQRFVDVKTPITTIPFVKNHEFNYARLISWIPGAEKYTFVIYILIVIFIITAVSNGANLTDGLDGLATGVSGIIGVGLGIFAYVSGNIQFAEYLNIMYIPNLGELSIFIAAFVGACVGFLWYNAYPAQVFMGDTGSLALGGIIASLAIIVRKELLIPIFCGVFLVESLSVMIQVSYFKYTKKKYGEGRRLLKMAPLHHHYQKIGYHESKISVRFWIVTIMCVVVAIATLKMR; encoded by the coding sequence ATGTTATATTATTTTTTAAATTACCTGAAAACAGAATTTAAAATCAGCGTCATCGGCGGTGGTATGTTCCAGTACATCACTTTCCGTGTTACGATGGCTTTGTTGCTATCGCTGGTGATATCTTTGCTTTTCGGGAAAAGGATTATTAAATTCCTGCAACGTCAGCAGATCGGCGAAACCATCCGTGAGCTGGGCCTCCAGGGCGAAAACTCCAAAAAGGGTACTCCTACCATGGGCGGCCTCATTATCCTGTCTGCCATCGTCATTCCTACTTTATTATTTGCACAGGTAGCGAATGTATACATCTGGCTGATATTATTATCCACTGTATGGCTCGGATTAATTGGCTTCCTGGACGACTATATCAAAGTATTTAAAAAGAATAAAGAAGGACTGGCAGGCCGTTTCAAGGTAATGGGCCAGGTGGGCCTCGGACTGATAGTGGGATGCACTCTTTACTTCAATACAGATGTAGTGGTATCCAGGGAATTGATAGGCTCCAGGAAACTGGCGCCTTATGAAAGGCAGATCACTTCCCATCCGGAAAGGGTTACCCGCGAAGGCCAGCGTTTTGTGGATGTGAAAACGCCCATCACTACTATTCCTTTTGTGAAAAATCACGAATTCAACTATGCGCGACTGATCTCCTGGATCCCCGGCGCAGAGAAATATACATTCGTCATCTATATACTGATTGTGATCTTTATTATCACAGCAGTATCTAATGGTGCCAACCTGACCGATGGGCTGGATGGGCTGGCTACCGGCGTTTCAGGTATCATTGGCGTGGGTCTCGGGATCTTTGCCTATGTATCCGGTAACATACAATTCGCGGAATACCTCAATATTATGTACATCCCCAACCTGGGAGAACTGTCCATATTTATTGCTGCCTTTGTAGGAGCCTGTGTTGGTTTCCTCTGGTATAATGCTTACCCGGCGCAGGTATTCATGGGAGATACGGGAAGCCTTGCCCTGGGCGGTATTATAGCATCCCTGGCAATTATTGTGAGAAAAGAACTACTGATACCCATCTTCTGCGGTGTATTCCTGGTAGAATCCCTGTCTGTAATGATACAGGTATCCTACTTCAAATACACCAAAAAGAAATATGGAGAAGGCCGGCGTCTGCTGAAAATGGCGCCCCTGCATCACCATTATCAGAAAATCGGTTATCACGAAAGTAAAATATCAGTGCGCTTCTGGATTGTTACCATCATGTGTGTGGTAGTAGCCATAGCCACCCTGAAGATGAGATAA
- a CDS encoding UDP-N-acetylmuramoyl-L-alanyl-D-glutamate--2,6-diaminopimelate ligase, producing MKTLRDILYNVSIQAVHGNTDITVRKLDTDSRSIGSGDAFIAVKGVHTDGHGYIDKAISQGAAAIICETLPAELNSQVCYIQVSNSATASGIMAGNFYDNPSHKLQLVGVTGTNGKTTIATLLFRLFTKLGYHCGLLSTVQNQIGDTVVPATHTTPDPISLNALLARMVDEGCLYVFMEVSSHAIHQQRIAGLKFAGGIFSNITHDHLDYHKTFDEYIRVKKSFFDNLPATAFALTNLDDKRGAVMLQNTKARKATYSLRTMADFKGKILENNLTGLIMLVGETEVHFRLIGEFNAYNLLAVFGAAVLLGEDKAKALQALSDVQGAEGRFDYIVSEKEQIIAIVDYAHTPDALKNVLATIKNLRKGHEQVITVVGCGGDRDTTKRPIMGDVAVENSDRVILTSDNPRSEDPAAIIREMEAGIPVHLKKKTISITDRKEAIKTALSLANREDIVLVAGKGHEKYQEIQGVKHHFDDKEVLLELMKVLEK from the coding sequence ATGAAGACGCTGCGCGACATACTGTATAATGTAAGCATCCAGGCGGTACACGGTAATACCGATATTACTGTCCGTAAACTGGATACTGACTCCCGGTCCATAGGATCCGGAGATGCTTTCATTGCAGTAAAGGGAGTACATACCGATGGACACGGATATATCGATAAAGCTATTTCACAGGGAGCTGCCGCCATTATCTGTGAAACACTGCCTGCTGAACTCAACAGCCAGGTTTGTTACATACAGGTAAGCAACAGCGCCACTGCCAGTGGTATCATGGCGGGTAACTTCTATGATAATCCATCCCATAAGTTACAATTGGTGGGCGTTACCGGTACCAATGGTAAAACAACCATCGCTACCCTCCTGTTTCGCCTGTTCACCAAACTGGGATATCACTGTGGCCTTTTGTCTACTGTTCAAAATCAAATAGGCGATACCGTTGTTCCTGCTACTCATACTACCCCGGACCCTATCAGTCTGAATGCACTGCTGGCCCGGATGGTAGATGAAGGCTGCCTGTATGTGTTCATGGAAGTGAGCTCACATGCTATTCATCAGCAACGTATAGCCGGATTGAAATTCGCGGGCGGGATATTCAGCAATATCACCCACGATCACCTCGACTATCATAAAACCTTTGATGAATACATCCGTGTAAAAAAATCATTCTTTGACAATCTGCCTGCTACTGCATTCGCACTGACCAACCTCGATGATAAAAGAGGGGCTGTGATGCTGCAAAACACCAAAGCCCGCAAGGCCACCTATAGCCTGCGTACGATGGCGGACTTCAAAGGAAAAATACTCGAAAACAACCTCACCGGCCTGATCATGCTGGTAGGTGAAACGGAAGTACATTTTCGCCTGATCGGTGAATTCAATGCCTATAACCTGCTGGCTGTTTTTGGTGCTGCCGTACTACTGGGTGAGGATAAAGCCAAAGCTTTACAGGCGCTCAGCGATGTACAGGGTGCGGAAGGTCGCTTCGATTATATCGTTTCCGAAAAGGAACAGATCATTGCTATCGTTGACTATGCGCATACGCCCGATGCACTGAAAAATGTACTCGCTACCATCAAAAACCTCCGCAAAGGTCACGAACAGGTGATCACCGTAGTGGGTTGCGGCGGCGACAGAGACACTACCAAACGCCCTATCATGGGGGATGTGGCAGTAGAAAACAGCGATCGGGTAATCCTTACTTCAGATAATCCCCGCTCGGAAGATCCTGCTGCGATCATCCGGGAAATGGAAGCGGGTATCCCCGTACATCTGAAGAAAAAAACCATCTCCATTACCGACAGGAAAGAAGCTATTAAAACAGCTCTTTCTCTCGCAAACCGGGAAGACATTGTACTGGTAGCAGGTAAAGGACATGAAAAATACCAGGAGATCCAGGGAGTGAAACATCACTTCGATGATAAAGAAGTGCTGCTGGAACTGATGAAAGTACTGGAGAAATAA